Proteins encoded by one window of Rutidosis leptorrhynchoides isolate AG116_Rl617_1_P2 chromosome 7, CSIRO_AGI_Rlap_v1, whole genome shotgun sequence:
- the LOC139860185 gene encoding uncharacterized mitochondrial protein AtMg00810-like, whose protein sequence is MRDEYNALIKNHTWTLVPRPMDANIVRSMWLFRHKYNADGTLSRYKASLVANGRSQQIGIDCDETFSPVVKPATIRTAPGAWFQRFAGYATRAGFVHSHCDSSLFIYQQGSEMTYLLLYVDDIVLTASSPAFLRRIIQSLHQKFSMIDLGPLNYFLGISVMRNSTSMFLSQRKYATEILERAGMLNCKPCRTPMETNSKLGTNGPAVSDPTLYRSLAGVLQYLTFTRPDITYGVQQLCIFMHDPREPHLAALRRILRYIRGTLDLGLQLFASSTASLVAYSDADWAGCPSTRRSTSGYCVFLGNNLYLGHLSDNTHLLDLVWRQSIGVLLMRLLKLVGYGIFFASFIVRYSRPLWYTVIM, encoded by the exons ATGCGCGATGAATATAATGCTTTGATTAAAAATCATACTTGGACCCTTGTGCCCCGACCAATGGACGCTAACATTGTTCGTTCTATGTGGCTCTTTCGACATAAGTATAACGCAGATGGTACTTTGAGTCGTTACAAAGCGAGCCTTGTTGCTAATGGGCGCAGCCAGCAGATTGGGATCGATTGTGATGAAACTTTCAGCCCAGTTGTTAAGCCAGCTACTATACGCACA gccccCGGTGCTTGGTTTCAACGTTTTGCTGGTTATGCTACTCGAGCAGGTTTTGTTCACAGTCATTGCGACTCTTCGTTATTCATATATCAACAGGGATCAGAGATGACTTATTTACTGTTGTATGTTGACGATATTGTTCTAACAGCTTCCTCTCCTGCTTTTCTTCGACGGATTATTCAGTCTTTGCATCAAAAATTCTCTATGATAGATTTGGGCCCGTTAAATTACTTCTTGGGGATTTCAGTGATGCGTAACTCTACTAGCATGTTTCTTTCTCAGAGAAAATACGCTACTGAGATTCTAGAGCGCGCCGGTATGCTTAATTGTAAACCTTGTCGGACTCCAATGGAAACTAATTCTAAGCTTGGGACTAATGGTCCAGCCGTATCTGACCCCACATTGTATCGGAGTCTTGCTGGCGTACTTCAGTATCTCACATTTACTCGTCCAGATATTACTTATGGTGTGCAACAGCTATGTATATTCATGCATGATCCTCGAGAGCCCCATTTAGCAGCTCTTCGACGGATTCTCCGCTACATTCGAGGGACTCTTGATCTTGGTTTACAGTTGTTTGCTTCCTCGACTGCTTCCCTTGTGGCTTATTCAGATGCTGATTGGGCAGGATGCCCCTCCACACGTAGATCTACGTCCGGTTATTGTGTTTTTCTTGGAAATAACTTGTATCTTGGTCATCTAAGCGACAACACACACCTTCTAGATCTAGTGTGGAGGCAGAGTATCGGGGTGTTGCTAATGCGGTTGCTAAAACTTGTTGGCTACGGAATCTTCTTCGCGAGCTTCATTGTCCGCTATTCTCGGCCACTATGGTATACTGTGATAATGTGA